One genomic region from Halorhodospira halophila encodes:
- the purL gene encoding phosphoribosylformylglycinamidine synthase, with protein MLQIPGKRALSPFRLDKLRDELRTACAAVHAVDAMHCHFVATERPLSEAQHEVLLQLLDYGADYPAPAGADGEVTTLLVVPRPGTVSPWSSKATDIARNCGLSDVERIERGTLFRIISDGPLTGAARQAVVAAIHDPLTDAVLDGPEEAEALFRDSQPRPVAEVDVLGGGREALTRADAELGLALAEDEIDYLLESYDGLGRNPTDVELMMFAQANSEHCRHKIFNADWVIDGEAQPQSLFAMIRRSHEASPGGVLSAYSDNAAVAAGFEARRLHAGADGCYREHPEPAHLVMKVETHNHPTAIEPFAGAATGAGGEIRDEAATGVGGRTKAGLTGFSVSNLRIPGFQQPWEGPEARPRRIASPLAIMLDGPLGAAGYNNEFGRPALSGYFRTLELAAPAAGGGEQVRGYHKPIMIAGGMGNIRDDHVHKRHLPAGTPVVVLGGPALLIGLGGGAASSVASGSGDEALDLASVQRDNPEMQRRAQGVLDACTARGDGNPIHSIHDVGAGGLSNAIPEILDDADRGGRVELRTIPIDDPGMSPLEIWCNESQERYVLAVDPERLAEFEALCARERCPYAVVGETTDARELVVGDGYFDNTPVDLPMELLLGKPPKMLRDVRRRAVAGAPLDLGGVTVVEALERVLQLPAVASKEFLITIGDRTVTGQVVRDQMVGPWQVPVADCAVTVSDYRGYAGEAMAVGERPTVAILDAPASGRLAVAEALTNLATAGVGRLAAVNLSANWMAACGHDGEDAALYDTVAAVGRDLCPELGVAIPVGKDSLSMRTVWEEAGGQRSVTAPVSLVVSAFAPVADVRRAVTPQLQPQPDTVLVALELSGERHRLGGSALAQVYRRIGERPADLDSPAALRWAFDHVQDLLAEGRILACHDRSDGGLLVTLCEMAFAGRCGFEVDLDAVSGEGPDGLLSAAFSEEPGLVLQLTAAEADALESAAADAPEGVRVRRLGQPRADDRVVVHGAGGALLDRPRRELQRIWAETSYRMQALRDDPECAAEAFDAIPDSDDPGLTATQAVFDPAEDVAAPYIATGARPRVAVLREQGVNGHVEMAAAFHAAGFEAVDVHMSDILGGSDDLTGYHGLAACGGFSFGDVLGAGGGWAKSIRFHDGAREAFQAFFHRPDTFTLGVCNGCQMLAHLRDLIPGAGAWPRFVRNRSEQFEARLALVEVVDSPSVLLRGMAGSRLPLAVAHGEGRVDFSAGDAAAARPVLRYIDGDGRPANAYPANPNGSAGGMTGFTSDDGRATILMPHPERVFRSVQYSWHPPEWGEDGPWLRMFRNARAWVG; from the coding sequence ATGTTGCAGATTCCCGGAAAACGCGCCCTCTCCCCCTTCCGCCTCGACAAGCTGCGTGACGAGCTGCGCACCGCCTGTGCGGCGGTGCACGCCGTCGACGCCATGCACTGCCACTTCGTGGCCACTGAACGGCCCCTTTCCGAAGCGCAGCACGAGGTTCTGCTGCAGCTGCTCGACTACGGGGCCGACTACCCGGCGCCGGCCGGTGCCGACGGCGAGGTAACCACGCTTCTGGTGGTGCCGCGCCCCGGCACCGTCTCGCCGTGGTCGAGCAAGGCTACGGACATCGCCCGCAACTGTGGGCTCAGCGATGTCGAGCGTATCGAGCGTGGCACACTGTTTCGCATCATCAGCGACGGCCCCCTGACCGGGGCTGCGCGTCAGGCCGTTGTTGCGGCGATCCACGACCCGCTGACCGATGCCGTGCTCGACGGCCCGGAGGAGGCCGAGGCGCTGTTCCGGGACAGCCAGCCGCGCCCGGTGGCCGAGGTCGACGTCCTTGGCGGCGGGCGCGAGGCGCTGACCCGGGCGGATGCCGAGCTGGGTCTGGCGCTGGCCGAGGACGAGATCGACTACTTGCTCGAGAGCTACGACGGCCTGGGGCGCAACCCCACCGACGTCGAGTTGATGATGTTCGCCCAGGCGAACTCGGAGCACTGCCGGCACAAGATCTTCAACGCCGACTGGGTCATCGACGGTGAGGCGCAGCCGCAGTCGCTGTTCGCCATGATCCGCCGCAGCCACGAGGCCAGCCCCGGTGGCGTGCTCTCGGCGTACAGCGACAATGCCGCCGTGGCCGCCGGTTTCGAGGCCCGGCGCCTGCACGCCGGGGCCGACGGATGCTACCGCGAACACCCTGAGCCGGCTCACCTGGTGATGAAGGTCGAGACCCACAACCACCCGACCGCGATCGAGCCGTTCGCCGGTGCCGCCACCGGTGCCGGCGGCGAGATCCGTGACGAGGCGGCCACCGGCGTCGGTGGTCGCACCAAGGCGGGGCTGACCGGCTTTTCGGTGTCCAATCTGCGCATCCCCGGCTTTCAGCAGCCGTGGGAAGGCCCGGAAGCCCGGCCGCGGCGGATCGCCTCGCCGCTGGCGATCATGCTCGATGGCCCCCTGGGGGCAGCCGGCTACAACAACGAGTTCGGGCGGCCGGCGCTGAGCGGCTACTTCCGCACGCTGGAGCTCGCCGCGCCGGCGGCCGGCGGCGGCGAGCAGGTGCGTGGCTACCACAAACCGATCATGATCGCCGGCGGCATGGGCAACATCCGCGACGATCACGTCCATAAGCGCCATCTGCCTGCGGGGACGCCGGTGGTGGTGCTGGGCGGACCGGCCCTGCTCATTGGGCTGGGCGGCGGGGCGGCCTCGTCGGTGGCCAGCGGCAGCGGCGACGAGGCGTTGGATCTCGCCTCGGTGCAGCGCGACAACCCCGAGATGCAGCGGCGCGCGCAAGGGGTGCTGGACGCCTGCACGGCCCGCGGCGACGGCAATCCGATCCATTCCATCCACGACGTGGGCGCCGGCGGCCTGTCCAACGCCATCCCCGAGATCCTCGACGATGCCGACCGCGGCGGGCGCGTCGAGCTGCGTACGATCCCCATCGACGACCCGGGCATGTCGCCGCTGGAGATCTGGTGCAACGAGTCCCAGGAGCGCTACGTCCTGGCTGTGGACCCCGAGCGGCTGGCCGAGTTCGAGGCGCTGTGCGCCCGCGAGCGCTGCCCCTACGCCGTGGTGGGTGAGACCACCGATGCCCGCGAGCTGGTCGTCGGCGACGGCTACTTCGACAACACGCCGGTGGACCTGCCCATGGAGCTGCTCCTGGGCAAACCACCCAAGATGTTGCGCGATGTCCGCCGCCGGGCTGTGGCCGGAGCGCCGCTGGATCTGGGCGGGGTGACCGTGGTCGAGGCGCTGGAGCGGGTGCTGCAGCTGCCCGCCGTCGCGTCCAAGGAGTTCCTCATTACCATCGGCGATCGGACCGTCACTGGGCAGGTGGTGCGGGATCAGATGGTCGGCCCTTGGCAGGTGCCGGTGGCCGATTGCGCGGTCACCGTCTCGGACTATCGCGGCTATGCCGGCGAGGCCATGGCGGTGGGCGAGCGGCCCACGGTGGCCATCCTCGACGCCCCGGCCTCCGGTCGGCTGGCCGTGGCCGAGGCCCTGACCAACCTGGCCACTGCCGGGGTGGGGCGGCTTGCTGCGGTGAACCTCTCCGCCAACTGGATGGCTGCCTGCGGCCACGACGGCGAGGACGCCGCGCTGTATGACACGGTGGCCGCCGTGGGTCGGGATCTCTGCCCGGAGTTGGGGGTGGCCATCCCGGTGGGGAAGGATTCGCTGTCCATGCGCACGGTCTGGGAGGAAGCCGGCGGGCAGCGCTCGGTAACGGCGCCGGTCTCGTTGGTGGTCTCTGCCTTCGCCCCGGTTGCCGACGTGCGCCGGGCGGTCACGCCGCAGCTGCAGCCGCAGCCGGACACCGTTCTGGTGGCGCTGGAACTCAGCGGCGAGCGGCATCGTCTCGGCGGCTCCGCCCTGGCGCAGGTCTACCGTCGCATCGGCGAACGCCCGGCGGATCTGGACAGCCCGGCGGCGCTGCGCTGGGCCTTCGACCACGTACAGGACCTACTCGCCGAGGGGCGCATCCTGGCCTGTCACGATCGCTCCGACGGCGGCCTGCTGGTCACCCTCTGCGAGATGGCCTTCGCCGGGCGGTGCGGTTTCGAGGTGGATCTGGACGCCGTTTCCGGCGAGGGCCCGGACGGGCTCCTGTCTGCCGCCTTCAGCGAGGAGCCCGGCCTGGTCCTGCAGCTGACCGCTGCCGAGGCCGATGCCCTGGAATCCGCCGCCGCCGATGCTCCGGAGGGCGTCCGGGTGCGCCGGCTGGGGCAGCCGCGTGCGGACGATCGAGTGGTGGTCCACGGCGCGGGGGGCGCGCTGCTGGATCGGCCCCGGCGGGAGCTGCAGCGGATCTGGGCCGAGACCAGCTACCGGATGCAGGCTCTGCGCGACGACCCCGAGTGCGCCGCCGAGGCCTTCGACGCCATCCCGGACAGCGACGATCCCGGCCTGACCGCTACGCAGGCAGTTTTCGATCCGGCCGAGGATGTGGCGGCCCCGTACATCGCCACCGGAGCGCGGCCTCGCGTGGCGGTGCTCCGCGAGCAGGGCGTCAATGGCCACGTGGAGATGGCTGCGGCCTTCCATGCCGCCGGTTTCGAGGCCGTAGACGTCCACATGAGCGATATCCTCGGCGGCAGCGACGACCTGACCGGCTACCACGGGTTGGCCGCCTGCGGCGGCTTCTCCTTCGGCGACGTCCTCGGTGCAGGGGGCGGCTGGGCCAAGAGCATCCGCTTCCACGACGGCGCCCGGGAGGCCTTCCAGGCCTTCTTCCACCGTCCGGATACCTTCACCCTGGGCGTGTGCAACGGCTGCCAGATGCTCGCCCATCTGCGCGATCTCATCCCCGGCGCCGGGGCCTGGCCGCGTTTCGTGCGCAACCGCTCGGAGCAGTTCGAGGCGCGTCTGGCCCTGGTCGAGGTGGTGGACTCGCCCTCGGTGCTGCTGCGCGGCATGGCCGGCTCGCGCCTCCCGCTGGCGGTGGCCCACGGCGAGGGTCGGGTGGACTTCAGCGCCGGCGACGCGGCGGCGGCCCGGCCGGTGCTGCGCTACATCGACGGCGACGGCCGGCCGGCGAATGCCTATCCGGCCAATCCCAACGGCTCGGCCGGGGGGATGACCGGTTTCACCAGCGACGACGGCCGGGCGACGATCCTGATGCCGCACCCCGAGCGGGTGTTCCGGAGCGTGCAGTACTCCTGGCATCCGCCCGAGTGGGGCGAGGACGGCCCCTGGCTGCGCATGTTCCGCAACGCGCGGGCTTGGGTTGGCTGA
- a CDS encoding ion transporter: protein MAFSSGREPGARSPLRKWHARLQALVEAPLFQNTVIAVICINGVTLGLETSDDLVAWSRGAIPLINEIILAFFVVEITLRVVAWGPRFFRGPWNLFDFGIVAISLVPDAGAYTVLRALRILRLLRLLSQVSRLRVIVESLLRALPGIGWIGALLGLVYYVFAVMGTELYGDTFPDWFGSIGASMYTLFQVMTLESWSEAIARPVMEEHTGAWFYFVTFILVSAFTVLNLFIGIIVNSMQSLHWEEEEEKRVATEQKAHDEREEMLRHLRELHAKVDRLEQRVQADGASHGNGQNPD from the coding sequence TTGGCTTTTTCAAGTGGCCGCGAGCCGGGGGCGCGCTCCCCGCTCCGGAAATGGCACGCGCGCCTGCAGGCGCTGGTCGAGGCGCCGCTTTTCCAGAACACGGTCATTGCCGTGATCTGCATCAACGGTGTCACTCTGGGGCTGGAGACCTCCGACGACCTGGTGGCCTGGAGCCGCGGCGCCATCCCGCTGATCAACGAGATCATCCTCGCCTTCTTCGTCGTGGAGATCACGCTGCGGGTCGTCGCCTGGGGGCCGCGCTTCTTCCGCGGGCCCTGGAACCTGTTCGATTTCGGTATCGTGGCCATCTCTCTGGTGCCCGACGCCGGCGCCTACACGGTGCTCCGCGCGCTGCGCATCCTGCGCCTGCTGCGCCTGCTCTCTCAGGTATCGCGGCTGCGGGTGATCGTCGAGTCGCTGCTGCGCGCGCTGCCGGGCATCGGCTGGATCGGTGCGCTGCTCGGGCTGGTTTACTACGTCTTCGCCGTGATGGGTACCGAACTCTACGGCGACACCTTCCCGGACTGGTTCGGCAGCATCGGCGCGAGCATGTACACGCTGTTCCAGGTGATGACGCTGGAAAGCTGGTCGGAGGCCATCGCGCGGCCCGTCATGGAGGAGCACACCGGGGCCTGGTTCTACTTCGTGACCTTCATCTTGGTTTCAGCGTTTACCGTTCTGAACCTTTTCATCGGTATCATCGTCAATAGCATGCAGTCCCTGCACTGGGAAGAAGAGGAAGAGAAACGGGTGGCCACGGAGCAGAAAGCGCACGACGAGCGCGAGGAGATGCTCCGCCACCTGCGCGAGTTGCACGCGAAAGTCGATAGGCTGGAGCAACGGGTCCAAGCAGACGGAGCGAGTCATGGAAACGGTCAGAATCCGGATTGA
- a CDS encoding universal stress protein: MSSIVVGMDGSTGAQRALNWAVNEAALRRCPVRAVYVIDRRYLDSDLGVLVAPAASELEAEAQAILDRAVNGVGELPEGVEIRKEVVHAERHGIVGTLLDQAGQDAELFVVGSRGHGGFAGLLLGSVSHQVLQHATCPVVVVPHGRDA; encoded by the coding sequence ATGAGTTCGATAGTGGTTGGCATGGACGGCTCCACAGGCGCGCAGCGTGCCCTGAACTGGGCCGTCAATGAGGCGGCGCTGCGCCGGTGCCCGGTACGCGCGGTCTACGTCATCGACCGGCGCTACCTGGATTCCGATCTCGGCGTTCTGGTTGCCCCCGCCGCCTCGGAGTTGGAGGCGGAAGCGCAGGCGATCCTCGATCGGGCGGTCAACGGGGTCGGCGAGCTCCCCGAGGGCGTCGAGATCCGTAAGGAGGTGGTGCACGCCGAGCGCCATGGGATCGTCGGCACGCTGCTCGACCAGGCGGGGCAGGATGCCGAGCTGTTCGTGGTGGGCAGTCGGGGCCACGGCGGCTTTGCCGGGCTGCTGCTCGGCTCGGTGAGCCACCAGGTGCTTCAGCACGCGACCTGCCCGGTGGTGGTGGTCCCCCACGGGCGTGACGCCTAG
- the galU gene encoding UTP--glucose-1-phosphate uridylyltransferase GalU, whose product MSANYPIRTVVFPVAGLGTRFLPATKASPKEMLPVVDKPLIQYAVEEAVAAGAEYLVFVTGRTKRAIEDHFDTATELERELEAKGKEKLLQLVKDTVPKGVSCIYIRQGEALGLGHAVACARPAVGRREPFGVILADDLINAGDDAPALAQMAGVAAWRGGSVLGVERVPQAETDKYGVVEGETVGDGVTAVSAMVEKPSPAEAPSNLAVVGRYILSRNIFHHLDRTRPDHRGEIQLTDAIVSLMAEEPVYAYEYAGERYDCGSKFGYLQATVAYGLEHPELGPDFRDYVRGLGDDA is encoded by the coding sequence TTGAGCGCCAACTACCCGATCCGAACTGTTGTCTTCCCGGTTGCCGGGCTCGGCACCCGCTTCCTGCCGGCCACCAAGGCCAGTCCCAAGGAGATGCTGCCGGTGGTCGACAAGCCGCTGATCCAGTACGCGGTGGAGGAGGCGGTGGCCGCCGGGGCCGAGTACCTCGTCTTTGTGACCGGCCGCACCAAGCGCGCCATCGAGGATCACTTTGACACCGCCACCGAGCTTGAGCGGGAGCTCGAGGCCAAGGGCAAGGAGAAGCTCCTCCAGCTGGTCAAGGATACTGTGCCTAAGGGGGTGAGCTGCATCTACATCCGCCAGGGCGAAGCCCTGGGGCTCGGTCACGCCGTGGCCTGTGCCCGGCCGGCGGTCGGTCGTCGCGAGCCGTTCGGCGTCATCCTCGCCGACGATCTGATCAATGCCGGCGACGACGCCCCGGCCCTGGCCCAAATGGCCGGAGTGGCGGCCTGGCGAGGCGGCTCGGTGCTCGGCGTCGAGCGCGTCCCGCAGGCCGAGACGGACAAGTACGGCGTCGTCGAGGGCGAGACCGTCGGCGACGGTGTCACCGCCGTCAGCGCCATGGTCGAGAAGCCCAGCCCCGCCGAGGCGCCGTCCAACCTGGCGGTGGTCGGGCGCTATATCCTCTCGCGCAACATCTTCCACCACCTGGATCGGACCCGCCCCGATCACCGCGGCGAGATCCAGCTGACCGACGCCATCGTCTCGCTGATGGCCGAGGAGCCGGTGTACGCTTACGAGTACGCCGGCGAGCGCTACGACTGCGGCAGCAAGTTCGGCTACCTGCAGGCTACCGTGGCCTACGGGCTCGAGCACCCGGAGCTCGGCCCGGATTTCCGGGACTATGTCAGAGGGTTGGGGGACGACGCCTGA
- a CDS encoding quinone oxidoreductase family protein has protein sequence MARAVRIQQTGGPEQLQVEEVEVPAPGAGEVLLRQTACGVNFIDCYHRSGLYPLPRLPHGIGVEASGVVEAVGEGVREVQVGERVAYATPPPGAYAEARILPAERLIPVPDEIDDAVAGGTTLRGLTAWLLLHRTFTVRRGHTLLVHAAAGGVGQILCQWADALGATVIGTVGDEEKAQVAAEHGCHHPIVYTRDDFREKVEAITGGRGVDVVYDSVGAATFEGSLDCLRPLGLMVSYGNASGAPPAIEPGLLAQKGSLFLTRPVLFHYIADRHELLAGASAYFDALTQGVIEPRVGRRYPLEKAAQAHTDLEARATSGATVLDLGAAG, from the coding sequence ATGGCCCGCGCCGTCCGCATCCAGCAAACGGGTGGCCCCGAGCAGTTGCAGGTCGAAGAGGTTGAGGTGCCCGCCCCGGGCGCCGGCGAGGTGCTGCTCCGCCAGACTGCCTGCGGGGTCAACTTCATCGACTGCTACCACCGCAGCGGGCTGTATCCGCTGCCGCGACTGCCGCACGGCATCGGCGTGGAGGCCAGCGGCGTGGTCGAGGCGGTTGGCGAGGGGGTCCGCGAGGTGCAGGTGGGCGAGCGCGTGGCCTACGCCACGCCGCCGCCGGGGGCCTACGCCGAGGCCCGCATCCTGCCGGCGGAACGGCTGATTCCGGTCCCCGACGAGATCGACGATGCGGTGGCCGGCGGCACCACCCTGCGCGGCCTGACCGCCTGGCTGCTGCTGCACCGCACGTTCACGGTCCGCCGTGGGCACACGTTGCTGGTCCATGCCGCCGCCGGCGGCGTGGGGCAGATCCTCTGCCAGTGGGCCGACGCCCTCGGGGCCACCGTGATCGGCACCGTGGGCGATGAGGAGAAGGCGCAGGTGGCTGCGGAGCACGGCTGCCACCATCCGATTGTCTACACCCGGGACGACTTCCGCGAGAAGGTCGAGGCGATCACCGGTGGCCGGGGTGTGGACGTGGTCTACGACTCCGTGGGGGCGGCCACGTTTGAGGGGTCGCTGGACTGCCTGCGCCCGCTGGGGCTGATGGTCAGCTACGGGAATGCCTCTGGGGCGCCGCCGGCGATTGAGCCGGGGTTGCTGGCGCAGAAGGGGTCGCTGTTCCTGACCCGTCCGGTGCTGTTCCACTACATCGCCGATCGCCACGAGTTGCTGGCCGGCGCCTCGGCGTATTTCGATGCGCTCACCCAGGGCGTGATCGAGCCCCGGGTGGGGCGGCGCTACCCGCTGGAGAAGGCGGCGCAGGCCCACACGGATCTGGAGGCCCGGGCGACCAGCGGGGCCACGGTGCTCGATCTCGGCGCAGCGGGTTGA
- a CDS encoding carbon starvation CstA family protein, with protein sequence MNAIWLAVAVVALYIFGWLWYSRFLAERIYRLDPRFTTPAHRYRDGVDFVPTNKWVLWGHHFTSVAGAAPIVGPAIAMYWGWGPALAWVALGTVFAAGVHDFGALVLSNRHRGQSVGTMANRLIGRRAKLLFLFIILILILMVNAVFAWVIANLFISNPAAVLPVVLQVPVAIWIGYMVLRRGGSLLVPSLIALVIMYGTAILTTHYEFLQIDLVRWFGGEGETTALFGLEATPASFLVWILVLLAYVYFASTLPVWKLLQPRDYINAQQLVVGLGILYLGLFVMQPEVTAPAYNTEATTSWFPLLFITIACGAISGFHGLVASGTSSKQLDKETDARTVGYLGALGEGTLALITIIAVATLFASTAEFTDSYSSFAAAGQAGVGNFVEGASQLAGGIGIPSDVAATIVALIIVCFAATTLDSAVRLLRYIIGELGTEYRIPNLTRRHVATSLAVGLTAFLVLVPDGGEGLGSGGYLLWPLFGTSNQLLAGITLMLISLWLYRKGRSPIPTLIPMVFLLAMTIWAMTEQVVLEWSGLREADAEWLLFGLGAVILGFAIWILLEAVRLFRSRDELEALRDPADEEPEREGRS encoded by the coding sequence ATGAATGCCATCTGGCTTGCGGTTGCCGTTGTCGCCCTCTACATCTTCGGTTGGCTCTGGTACTCGCGATTCCTGGCGGAGCGGATTTACCGCCTGGATCCGCGTTTCACCACCCCCGCCCACCGCTACCGGGACGGCGTCGACTTCGTCCCCACCAACAAGTGGGTGCTCTGGGGGCACCACTTCACCTCGGTCGCTGGCGCCGCGCCCATCGTCGGGCCGGCCATCGCCATGTACTGGGGCTGGGGACCAGCGCTGGCCTGGGTGGCCCTGGGGACCGTCTTCGCCGCCGGCGTGCACGACTTCGGCGCCCTGGTGCTCTCCAACCGCCACCGCGGTCAGTCGGTGGGCACCATGGCCAACCGCCTTATCGGCCGCCGCGCCAAGCTCCTGTTCCTGTTCATCATCCTGATCCTCATCCTGATGGTGAACGCGGTCTTCGCCTGGGTGATCGCCAACCTGTTCATCAGCAACCCGGCGGCCGTCCTGCCCGTGGTCCTGCAGGTGCCGGTGGCGATCTGGATCGGCTACATGGTCCTGCGCCGCGGCGGCAGCCTGCTGGTGCCGTCGCTGATCGCACTGGTGATCATGTACGGAACGGCGATCCTCACCACGCACTACGAGTTCCTGCAGATCGACCTGGTGCGCTGGTTCGGCGGCGAGGGCGAGACCACAGCCCTGTTCGGGCTGGAGGCCACACCGGCGAGCTTCCTGGTGTGGATCCTGGTCCTGCTGGCCTACGTCTACTTCGCCAGCACCCTGCCGGTGTGGAAGCTCCTGCAGCCGCGGGACTACATCAACGCTCAGCAGCTGGTCGTCGGCCTGGGCATCCTCTACCTCGGCCTGTTCGTGATGCAGCCCGAGGTCACGGCCCCGGCCTACAACACCGAGGCGACCACCTCCTGGTTCCCGCTGCTGTTCATCACCATCGCCTGCGGCGCCATCTCCGGCTTCCACGGCCTGGTGGCCTCGGGGACGTCCTCGAAGCAGTTGGACAAGGAGACCGACGCCCGCACGGTGGGCTACCTGGGGGCGCTCGGCGAAGGCACCCTGGCGCTGATCACCATCATCGCCGTAGCCACGCTGTTCGCCAGCACCGCCGAGTTCACCGACAGCTACTCGAGCTTCGCCGCCGCCGGCCAGGCCGGTGTCGGCAACTTCGTCGAGGGGGCTTCGCAACTGGCCGGCGGCATCGGCATCCCCTCCGACGTGGCCGCCACCATCGTCGCCCTGATCATCGTCTGCTTCGCCGCCACCACGCTGGACTCGGCGGTGCGCCTGCTGCGCTATATCATCGGCGAGCTGGGCACCGAGTACCGCATCCCCAACCTCACCCGCCGCCACGTGGCCACCTCGCTGGCCGTGGGCCTGACCGCTTTCCTGGTGCTGGTCCCCGACGGCGGCGAGGGGCTCGGCTCCGGCGGCTATCTGCTCTGGCCGCTGTTCGGCACCTCCAACCAGCTGCTGGCCGGGATCACCCTGATGCTGATCTCGCTGTGGCTTTACCGGAAGGGCCGCAGCCCCATCCCGACGCTGATCCCGATGGTCTTCCTGCTGGCGATGACCATCTGGGCGATGACCGAGCAGGTGGTCCTCGAGTGGTCCGGCCTGCGCGAAGCCGACGCCGAGTGGCTGCTCTTCGGCCTGGGCGCGGTGATCCTCGGCTTCGCCATCTGGATCCTGCTCGAGGCGGTGCGGCTGTTCCGCAGCCGTGACGAACTCGAGGCGCTGCGGGACCCGGCCGACGAAGAGCCGGAGCGCGAGGGGCGGTCATGA
- a CDS encoding ArsA family ATPase, with amino-acid sequence MISEPILFFSGKGGVGKTTTAAAHAMAATDSGQRVLLVSTDPAHNLGDAFGRPLGGEPTRVAGNLDAIEIDPDAECARYIEQVKQNIRATVRSTMIEEAERQIDMAGRAPGAYEAALFDRMVGILLDEAHPGEAQGYDQVVFDTAPTGHTIRLLTLPELMGAWVDGLLRRRTEHNRERSQWLGDGEVPEDPLYDLLSERRRRIAAVRDLMLDPAMTAFVFVLTPEHLPVEETRRALAELDSHRLRVGALVINKVLPEEADGTFVARRREAEAEHLAAIEQHFADRRRYYVPLRAADVRDLDDLRAVAGHLRD; translated from the coding sequence GTGATCAGCGAACCGATCCTGTTCTTCTCCGGCAAGGGCGGCGTGGGCAAGACCACCACGGCAGCCGCCCATGCAATGGCCGCGACGGACAGCGGGCAACGGGTCCTGCTGGTCTCCACCGACCCGGCCCACAACCTGGGCGACGCCTTCGGCCGCCCCCTCGGCGGGGAGCCCACCCGCGTGGCCGGGAACCTCGATGCCATCGAGATCGACCCGGACGCCGAGTGCGCCCGCTACATCGAGCAGGTCAAGCAGAACATCCGGGCCACGGTCCGCTCGACCATGATCGAGGAGGCGGAACGGCAGATCGACATGGCCGGCCGCGCCCCCGGGGCGTACGAGGCGGCCCTGTTCGACCGCATGGTGGGGATCCTGCTGGACGAGGCGCACCCGGGCGAGGCGCAGGGCTACGATCAAGTGGTCTTCGACACCGCACCCACGGGGCACACCATCCGGCTACTGACCCTGCCGGAGCTCATGGGCGCCTGGGTAGACGGCCTGCTGCGCCGGCGCACGGAGCACAACCGCGAGCGCTCGCAGTGGCTCGGCGATGGCGAGGTGCCCGAGGATCCGCTCTACGATCTACTCAGCGAGCGGCGCCGGCGGATCGCGGCGGTCCGCGATCTGATGCTGGATCCGGCCATGACGGCCTTCGTCTTCGTCCTCACCCCGGAACACCTGCCGGTGGAGGAGACGCGGCGCGCGCTGGCGGAACTCGACAGCCACCGCTTGCGGGTGGGGGCGCTGGTGATCAACAAGGTGCTGCCGGAGGAGGCCGACGGCACCTTCGTCGCCCGCCGCCGCGAGGCCGAGGCGGAGCACCTGGCGGCGATCGAGCAGCACTTTGCCGATCGGCGGCGCTACTACGTGCCGCTTCGCGCCGCCGACGTGCGCGACCTGGACGACCTCCGTGCCGTTGCCGGGCATCTGCGGGACTGA
- a CDS encoding cory-CC-star protein, whose translation MSATDGSWWERLQQLLRGYDQSLRLGHDAEVKRELQDQEDLILLMLFGEAMGLPNPASYYTLELYPALIESYHEWHQRMGMDHSPLDHIRCC comes from the coding sequence ATGAGCGCCACGGACGGCTCCTGGTGGGAACGGCTTCAGCAGCTGCTGCGCGGCTACGATCAGTCGCTGCGCCTCGGCCACGACGCCGAGGTCAAGCGGGAGCTGCAGGACCAGGAGGACCTGATCCTGCTGATGCTCTTCGGGGAGGCCATGGGCCTCCCCAACCCGGCCTCCTACTACACCCTGGAGCTCTACCCGGCACTGATCGAGTCTTACCATGAGTGGCACCAGCGCATGGGGATGGATCACTCGCCGCTGGACCACATCCGGTGCTGCTGA
- a CDS encoding Hsp20/alpha crystallin family protein gives MAIMRYDPWSTLRDLQSDLDRIFAPGSARPGAMAQAGDDNGETASNWLPAVDIHEDEQNYVVHVDLPGVSPEEIEVAMDNGMLTIKGQRESEERESGANWKRMERVRGTFFRRFTLPDNVDAEGIQARARNGVLEVTVPKRQEEPAKRIQVQADDG, from the coding sequence ATGGCCATCATGCGTTACGACCCCTGGAGCACGCTGCGCGACCTGCAGAGCGACCTGGACCGGATCTTTGCACCGGGCTCGGCTCGCCCAGGCGCCATGGCGCAAGCCGGCGACGACAACGGCGAGACCGCCAGCAACTGGCTGCCGGCCGTGGATATCCACGAGGATGAGCAGAACTACGTGGTCCACGTGGACCTGCCCGGCGTCTCCCCCGAGGAGATCGAGGTAGCCATGGACAACGGCATGCTGACCATCAAGGGCCAGCGCGAGTCCGAGGAGAGGGAGAGCGGCGCCAACTGGAAGCGCATGGAGCGGGTCCGCGGCACCTTCTTCCGCCGCTTCACGCTGCCCGACAACGTGGACGCGGAAGGGATTCAGGCCCGCGCCCGCAACGGCGTCCTGGAGGTGACGGTCCCCAAGCGCCAGGAAGAGCCCGCCAAGCGCATCCAGGTCCAAGCCGACGACGGGTAA